The following are from one region of the Prionailurus bengalensis isolate Pbe53 chromosome A2, Fcat_Pben_1.1_paternal_pri, whole genome shotgun sequence genome:
- the TRAPPC5 gene encoding trafficking protein particle complex subunit 5 produces the protein MEARFTRGKSALLERALVRPRTEVSLSAFALLFSELVQHCQSRVFSVAELQARLAALGRQVGARVLDALVAREKGARRETKVLGALLFVKGAVWKALFGKEADKLEQANDDARTFYIIEREPLINTYISVPKENSTLNCASFTAGIVEAVLTHSGFPAKVTAHWHKGTTLMIKFEEAVIARDRALEGR, from the coding sequence ATGGAGGCGCGCTTCACGCGCGGGAAGTCGGCGCTGCTGGAGCGCGCGCTGGTGCGGCCGCGCACCGAGGTGAGCCTGAGCGCCTTCGCGCTGCTCTTCTCCGAGCTGGTACAGCACTGCCAGAGCCGCGTCTTCTCCGTGGCCGAGCTGCAGGCGCGCCTGGCCGCGCTGGGCCGCCAGGTGGGCGCGCGCGTTCTGGACGCCCTGGTGGCCCGCGAAAAGGGTGCCCGGCGCGAGACCAAGGTGCTGGGTGCCCTGCTCTTCGTCAAGGGCGCCGTGTGGAAGGCGCTCTTCGGCAAGGAGGCCGACAAGCTGGAGCAGGCCAACGACGACGCGCGAACCTTCTACATCATAGAGCGGGAGCCGCTCATCAACACCTACATCTCCGTGCCCAAGGAGAACAGCACGCTCAACTGCGCCAGCTTCACGGCGGGCATCGTGGAGGCGGTGCTCACGCACAGCGGCTTTCCTGCTAAGGTCACGGCGCACTGGCACAAGGGCACCACGCTCATGATCAAGTTTGAGGAGGCCGTCATAGCCCGAGACCGGGCGCTGGAGGGCCGCTGA